Proteins encoded in a region of the Bacillus methanolicus genome:
- a CDS encoding GatB/YqeY domain-containing protein encodes MSLLERLNEDMKQAMKSKEKDKLSVIRMIKASLQNETIKLGKKELSEEEELTVLSREVKQRKDSLQEFEKAGREDLVEKIRTELRFVEVYMPKQLSEEELSEIVKQTISETGATSKADMGKVMAAIMPKVKGKADGSLVNKLVQKHLS; translated from the coding sequence ATGAGTCTTCTCGAGCGTTTAAATGAAGATATGAAACAAGCGATGAAAAGCAAGGAAAAAGACAAACTCTCTGTTATTCGGATGATTAAAGCCTCATTGCAAAATGAAACAATAAAGCTTGGGAAAAAAGAATTATCCGAAGAAGAAGAGTTAACCGTTCTTTCTCGCGAAGTAAAACAACGCAAGGACTCCCTCCAGGAATTCGAAAAAGCCGGTCGTGAAGACCTCGTTGAGAAAATACGTACTGAACTACGGTTTGTAGAAGTATATATGCCAAAGCAGCTTTCTGAAGAGGAACTTTCAGAGATCGTTAAACAAACAATCTCTGAAACAGGTGCCACATCAAAAGCAGATATGGGGAAAGTGATGGCTGCAATTATGCCTAAAGTAAAAGGCAAAGCAGATGGTTCACTTGTCAATAAACTTGTACAAAAACACCTTTCATAA
- a CDS encoding helix-turn-helix domain-containing protein, with amino-acid sequence MEPKFRNQCFTYSFELKMQAIQLYYSGYSRTEIAEMLKVKNKRLINEWVNKYERLGEEGLRDKRGAKKGMGKGRPRKTSLTLEEENQLLKAENLYLKKLLEQKRGC; translated from the coding sequence ATGGAACCAAAATTTCGTAATCAGTGTTTTACCTATTCCTTTGAATTAAAAATGCAAGCAATTCAACTATATTATTCTGGATATTCACGTACAGAAATTGCAGAAATGTTGAAAGTGAAGAATAAAAGATTGATTAATGAATGGGTGAATAAGTACGAAAGATTGGGGGAGGAGGGATTAAGAGATAAGCGCGGAGCCAAAAAAGGAATGGGCAAAGGTCGACCACGTAAAACTTCTCTCACATTAGAAGAGGAAAATCAATTATTAAAAGCCGAGAATTTATACTTAAAAAAGCTCTTAGAACAGAAAAGGGGGTGTTAA
- a CDS encoding 16S rRNA (uracil(1498)-N(3))-methyltransferase, translating to MQRYFVSHPAIENRFSITGDDLHHIARVMRMKEGDSIVCVDPDGISAVCEIAKITDEQVIANVVQWIDGTSELPVRVAIASGLPKGDKLEWIIQKGTELGAWEFIPFTATRSVVKWDDKKASRKVERWKKIAKEASEQSHRHKLPEVLSPVSLTELIKLSKNYDKKLVAFEEDAKQRESSVLSKTLNKMERGQSILFVFGPEGGLSEEEVLLLKENGFESCGLGPRILRTETAPLYALSAVSYHFELLG from the coding sequence TTGCAAAGATACTTTGTTAGTCATCCGGCAATCGAAAACCGCTTTTCGATTACAGGGGACGACCTTCATCATATTGCACGGGTTATGAGAATGAAAGAAGGCGACAGCATAGTTTGTGTCGATCCTGATGGAATCAGTGCGGTTTGCGAAATTGCAAAAATTACCGATGAACAAGTGATTGCAAACGTTGTACAATGGATTGATGGAACATCTGAGTTGCCCGTCCGAGTTGCAATCGCGAGCGGATTGCCTAAAGGGGATAAACTCGAATGGATTATCCAAAAAGGCACAGAACTCGGAGCATGGGAGTTTATCCCCTTTACTGCAACCCGTTCGGTTGTAAAATGGGATGATAAGAAAGCTTCCAGGAAAGTCGAAAGATGGAAAAAAATTGCGAAAGAAGCTTCCGAGCAATCCCATCGGCATAAGCTTCCGGAAGTTTTAAGTCCTGTTTCGCTAACTGAATTGATAAAATTAAGCAAGAATTATGACAAAAAATTAGTTGCTTTTGAGGAAGATGCGAAACAAAGAGAATCTTCGGTTCTTTCGAAAACATTGAATAAAATGGAAAGAGGGCAATCAATTCTTTTTGTTTTTGGCCCGGAAGGCGGTTTGTCAGAGGAAGAGGTCCTTCTTTTGAAGGAGAACGGATTTGAAAGCTGCGGGCTAGGGCCAAGAATATTGCGGACAGAAACGGCGCCATTATACGCATTATCAGCCGTTTCTTATCATTTTGAACTATTGGGGTGA
- the rpsU gene encoding 30S ribosomal protein S21 — MSKTIVRKNESLEDALRRFKRTVSKTGTLQEARKREFYEKPSVRRKKKSEAARKRKW; from the coding sequence ATGTCTAAAACAATCGTTCGTAAAAACGAATCGCTCGAAGATGCTCTTCGTCGCTTCAAACGTACTGTATCAAAAACCGGTACTTTACAAGAAGCCAGAAAGCGCGAATTCTACGAAAAGCCTAGCGTTAGACGCAAGAAAAAGTCTGAAGCTGCAAGAAAACGTAAGTGGTAA
- the yqfC gene encoding sporulation protein YqfC yields MAKKWGQTIRNWMTKKMDLPQDVMMDLPRITMIGQIHIYIENHQGLLAFSDKELRLLLKQGQLLIKGNDFVIKTIFPEEILLEGKIDQVIYINE; encoded by the coding sequence ATGGCAAAAAAATGGGGCCAGACAATTAGAAATTGGATGACGAAAAAAATGGATCTACCTCAAGATGTCATGATGGATTTACCCCGAATAACTATGATCGGACAAATTCATATCTATATTGAGAACCACCAGGGGCTATTGGCCTTTTCAGATAAAGAGCTTCGCCTGTTGTTAAAGCAGGGACAACTTCTTATAAAAGGAAATGATTTTGTCATAAAAACGATCTTCCCGGAAGAAATTTTGTTGGAAGGAAAAATAGACCAAGTTATATATATCAATGAATAA
- the prmA gene encoding 50S ribosomal protein L11 methyltransferase encodes MKWSEISIHTTNEAIEPIANILHEAGASGVVIEDPNDLIKEREDRFGEIYQLNPDDYPDEGVIVKAYLPVNSFLGETVDEIKEAINNLILYNIDIGLNKITISEINEEEWATAWKKYYNPVKISEKFTIVPTWENYTPVHSDELIIELDPGMAFGTGTHPTTVMCIQALERTVKTGDRVIDVGTGSGVLGIAAALLGAEHVQALDLDDVAVSAARLNVKLNKVQHIVSVFQNNLLDGIEDPADVVVANILAEVILRFTNDAARIVKKGGYFITSGIIQQKKQDVKDAIIESGFEIEETIQMEDWVAIIARKK; translated from the coding sequence GTGAAATGGTCAGAAATTAGTATTCATACGACCAATGAGGCAATTGAACCAATTGCGAATATTTTGCATGAAGCAGGAGCAAGCGGTGTAGTGATCGAAGATCCGAATGATTTGATAAAAGAAAGAGAAGACCGATTCGGTGAAATCTACCAGCTCAATCCGGATGATTATCCTGATGAAGGCGTAATTGTGAAAGCATACCTGCCGGTTAACAGCTTTTTAGGAGAAACGGTTGATGAAATAAAAGAAGCGATCAATAATCTTATTTTATACAACATCGACATCGGCTTAAATAAAATTACCATCAGTGAAATAAATGAAGAAGAATGGGCGACCGCTTGGAAAAAGTATTATAATCCCGTTAAAATATCAGAAAAATTTACGATTGTTCCAACATGGGAAAATTATACTCCGGTGCACAGCGATGAACTTATTATAGAATTGGATCCGGGAATGGCGTTTGGAACAGGCACGCATCCAACTACTGTTATGTGCATTCAAGCCCTTGAGCGTACGGTTAAAACTGGGGACCGCGTCATTGATGTCGGCACCGGTTCAGGGGTGCTCGGAATCGCGGCTGCACTGCTTGGGGCAGAACATGTTCAAGCGCTTGATCTAGACGATGTTGCAGTAAGTGCCGCGCGCTTGAATGTGAAATTAAATAAGGTCCAGCATATCGTATCAGTTTTCCAAAATAACTTGTTGGATGGAATTGAAGATCCGGCAGATGTTGTCGTAGCCAACATTTTAGCAGAGGTTATTCTTCGATTTACAAATGACGCAGCGAGGATTGTTAAAAAAGGCGGTTATTTTATAACATCAGGAATTATTCAGCAAAAAAAGCAAGATGTTAAAGATGCGATCATCGAATCCGGTTTTGAAATTGAAGAAACGATTCAGATGGAAGATTGGGTTGCAATTATTGCCAGAAAGAAATGA
- the dnaJ gene encoding molecular chaperone DnaJ, which produces MSKRDYYEVLGVSKNATKDEIKKAYRKLSKKYHPDINKEPDADEKFKEIKEAYEVLSDDQKRAQYDRFGHADPNQGFGGFDGFGGSDFGGFGGFEDIFNAFFGGGSRRRNPNAPRQGADLQYTMTLDFEEAVFGKETTIEIPREETCDTCNGSGAKRGTKPEVCKHCQGTGQLSTEQNTPFGKIVNRRVCHYCSGTGKEIKEKCSTCGGTGKVKIRRKISVKIPAGIDDGQQVRVAGEGEPGINGGPPGDLYIVAHVRPHEFFKRDGDDIYCEMPITFVQAALGDEIEVPTLHGKVKQKIPAGTQTGTRFRLRGKGVPNVRGYGIGDQFVNVRIITPTKLTEKQKQLLQEFAEISGQVPQGEHEKNFFSKVKRAFKGD; this is translated from the coding sequence ATGAGTAAAAGGGATTACTATGAAGTCCTAGGAGTGAGCAAAAATGCAACTAAGGACGAAATAAAAAAAGCGTACCGAAAACTATCCAAAAAGTATCATCCTGATATAAACAAAGAGCCGGATGCCGATGAAAAGTTCAAGGAAATAAAGGAAGCCTATGAAGTTTTAAGTGATGATCAAAAACGCGCCCAATATGACCGGTTCGGCCATGCCGATCCGAACCAAGGCTTTGGAGGCTTTGATGGATTTGGCGGGTCTGATTTCGGCGGCTTTGGAGGCTTTGAAGATATTTTCAACGCTTTTTTTGGAGGGGGATCAAGACGGAGAAATCCGAATGCGCCTAGACAGGGTGCAGACTTGCAATATACGATGACCCTTGACTTTGAAGAAGCTGTTTTTGGAAAAGAGACCACTATTGAAATTCCTCGTGAGGAAACTTGCGACACATGTAACGGTTCTGGGGCAAAACGAGGAACAAAACCCGAAGTTTGCAAACATTGCCAAGGCACAGGCCAGTTAAGTACTGAGCAAAATACACCTTTTGGTAAAATTGTCAATCGACGGGTTTGCCATTATTGCAGCGGTACAGGTAAGGAAATTAAAGAAAAGTGTTCAACATGCGGCGGAACTGGAAAGGTTAAGATACGCCGTAAGATTTCTGTGAAAATTCCGGCAGGCATTGATGACGGCCAGCAGGTAAGAGTGGCAGGCGAAGGAGAACCGGGTATTAATGGCGGTCCTCCAGGGGACTTATATATAGTGGCTCATGTCAGACCCCACGAATTTTTCAAACGTGACGGAGATGACATTTATTGTGAAATGCCGATCACTTTCGTCCAAGCGGCATTAGGCGATGAGATTGAAGTTCCTACTTTGCACGGAAAGGTTAAGCAGAAAATTCCTGCAGGTACCCAAACAGGTACAAGATTCAGACTGCGAGGCAAGGGAGTGCCAAATGTCAGGGGTTATGGCATAGGTGACCAGTTTGTTAACGTTCGGATTATCACCCCTACAAAACTAACAGAGAAACAAAAGCAGCTGCTCCAAGAATTTGCTGAAATAAGCGGTCAAGTTCCTCAGGGAGAACATGAAAAAAATTTCTTTTCGAAGGTAAAACGAGCCTTTAAAGGTGATTAA
- the floA gene encoding flotillin-like protein FloA (flotillin-like protein involved in membrane lipid rafts), with translation MDAATAMILVFVALGIILLAVLLTFVPVMLWISALAAGVRVGIFTLIGMRLRRVIPSRVINPLIKAHKAGLNVTTNQLESHYLAGGNVDRVVNALIAAQRANIDLSFERAAAIDLAGRDVLEAVQMSVNPKVIETPFIAGVAMDGIEVKAKARITVRANIDRLVGGAGEETVIARVGEGIVSTIGSSDNHKKVLENPDMISQTVLTKGLDAGTAFEILSIDIADVDIGKNIGAMLQTDQAEADKKIAQAKAEERRAMAVAQEQEMKARVQEMRAKVVEAEATVPLAMAEALRQGNIGVMDYMNIQNISADTEMRNSIGKITGDKKDSNKND, from the coding sequence ATTGATGCAGCAACTGCGATGATACTAGTTTTCGTTGCACTTGGAATCATTTTACTTGCCGTTCTGTTAACATTTGTTCCGGTTATGCTGTGGATTTCCGCGCTGGCTGCCGGAGTCCGTGTCGGTATTTTTACGCTAATTGGGATGAGGCTTCGCCGTGTAATCCCAAGCAGGGTAATAAATCCGTTAATTAAAGCCCATAAAGCCGGTTTGAATGTAACCACAAACCAACTTGAAAGCCACTACCTGGCAGGGGGTAATGTCGACAGGGTCGTAAATGCATTAATTGCCGCCCAGCGGGCCAACATCGATTTATCCTTTGAAAGAGCAGCAGCGATTGATTTGGCTGGCCGCGATGTGCTCGAGGCTGTGCAAATGAGTGTTAATCCAAAAGTGATTGAAACTCCTTTTATTGCCGGGGTAGCTATGGATGGAATTGAAGTAAAGGCGAAAGCAAGAATTACTGTTAGAGCGAATATTGATCGATTGGTCGGGGGTGCCGGAGAAGAAACGGTCATCGCCCGTGTTGGGGAAGGCATCGTTTCCACGATCGGTTCATCTGATAACCATAAAAAAGTGCTGGAAAATCCCGATATGATATCGCAAACCGTTCTTACAAAAGGACTTGATGCGGGCACTGCTTTTGAAATTCTTTCAATTGATATCGCTGATGTGGATATCGGGAAAAATATCGGGGCAATGCTGCAGACGGATCAGGCGGAAGCTGATAAAAAAATTGCCCAAGCAAAAGCAGAAGAGCGAAGGGCGATGGCAGTTGCTCAGGAACAAGAAATGAAAGCCCGCGTTCAGGAAATGAGAGCAAAAGTTGTAGAAGCAGAAGCCACCGTTCCTCTTGCCATGGCAGAAGCACTGCGTCAAGGGAATATCGGTGTTATGGATTATATGAATATTCAGAATATATCAGCCGACACAGAAATGAGAAATTCAATTGGAAAAATAACTGGCGATAAAAAGGACAGCAACAAAAATGATTAA
- a CDS encoding NfeD family protein — MKKVRTLAVLLFAAGLLLMLVPFNGFAKNKTVFVVPIEETVEKGLYAFLKRSVSEAEEAGASAVIFEVNTPGGAVDAAAEIGKLLSSSKIKTIAFINNKALSAGAYISLNADEIYMVPGATIGSAAVIDQNGNAAGKKAESYWFAAMQSAAKKNGRDPIYALAMADEKVELPKYGDGKDDLLTLTSDQAIEAGYAEGIVKDLDELIKKLGLSQADIRTIDESFAEKVARFITHPIVIPILLTIGSLGLVVELYSPGFGIPGFMGLSALLLFFYGHLVAGLAGYETIILFVIGIGLILLEFFIAGGIAGILGFASIIASLFLSAENVVHMGISLLIAIGVSILASILLVKVFGKKMRLFKRIILTDSTSTEKGYVSNKSRTELVGLEGYALTALRPSGTIVINDERIDVVTEGSFIQKNARVRVVKAEGPRIVVREISDSKNDG; from the coding sequence GTGAAAAAGGTTCGAACCCTTGCCGTCCTTTTGTTTGCAGCCGGATTATTACTAATGCTGGTCCCGTTCAACGGGTTTGCAAAGAATAAAACAGTCTTTGTCGTACCAATTGAGGAAACGGTAGAAAAAGGGTTGTATGCTTTTTTGAAAAGATCCGTTTCTGAGGCAGAAGAGGCAGGAGCAAGTGCTGTGATCTTTGAAGTGAATACTCCCGGTGGTGCTGTTGATGCGGCGGCTGAAATAGGAAAATTGCTGTCTTCTTCAAAAATAAAAACAATAGCCTTTATTAACAACAAAGCGTTATCTGCCGGAGCTTACATCTCGCTGAATGCGGATGAAATTTACATGGTACCGGGTGCAACAATCGGTTCCGCGGCAGTTATCGACCAAAATGGGAATGCGGCCGGAAAAAAAGCGGAATCTTACTGGTTTGCCGCAATGCAGAGTGCTGCGAAAAAAAATGGCCGGGATCCCATTTATGCCCTTGCAATGGCTGATGAAAAAGTTGAATTGCCTAAGTACGGAGACGGAAAGGATGATTTGTTGACACTTACATCTGACCAGGCAATCGAAGCGGGATATGCTGAAGGAATTGTCAAAGATTTGGATGAATTGATTAAAAAGCTCGGGCTTTCTCAAGCAGATATTCGGACAATTGATGAAAGCTTTGCTGAGAAAGTTGCCCGATTTATTACCCACCCGATTGTCATTCCTATTTTATTAACAATCGGAAGCCTTGGACTCGTTGTGGAACTATATTCTCCGGGATTTGGCATTCCTGGATTTATGGGCTTATCGGCGTTGCTGCTGTTTTTCTACGGCCATTTAGTAGCCGGCTTAGCGGGATATGAAACGATCATATTATTCGTAATCGGAATCGGCCTCATTTTATTGGAATTTTTTATTGCCGGAGGAATTGCCGGCATACTTGGATTTGCTTCAATTATCGCCAGTCTGTTTTTGTCTGCTGAGAATGTCGTTCATATGGGAATATCATTGTTGATTGCAATTGGCGTATCGATCCTTGCATCTATTTTATTGGTAAAGGTGTTTGGTAAAAAAATGAGACTATTTAAGAGGATTATCTTAACAGATTCAACCAGTACGGAAAAAGGCTATGTCTCTAATAAAAGCCGTACGGAACTGGTTGGCCTTGAAGGTTATGCGTTAACAGCCCTGCGCCCATCCGGAACGATTGTGATTAATGATGAACGGATCGATGTTGTCACCGAGGGCAGTTTTATTCAAAAAAATGCAAGAGTAAGAGTCGTTAAAGCAGAAGGTCCGAGAATCGTTGTCAGGGAAATTTCTGACTCAAAAAATGATGGTTAA
- a CDS encoding IS3 family transposase — MLTKQEQFEFIATYEDQFPVTLLLQVTNVSRSGFYKWKKERDHRIRDIRDEELYHLIAEIFVESRGTYGKKRIKAALLKRYGLIVNHKCISRIMRKYGLVCKIRQKKFKKRKQPHADIPNLLNRDFQAHQPGEKFCIDITYVEVKKPFKRWMYVCAVKDLYNNEIVAYNMSTTQDMRLVLQTLHQLKEKGFAKGAILHSDQGFHFTNPTYIRMVANMGLTQSMSRRGNCWDNACIENFFGHLKCEMPCFSSPQTVEEVRQAIVDYINYYNEKRIQTKYGMSPVEYRTRTA; from the coding sequence GTGTTAACGAAACAGGAACAATTTGAATTTATCGCTACTTATGAAGATCAATTTCCTGTAACTCTTCTTCTCCAGGTTACCAATGTTTCACGTTCAGGCTTCTACAAGTGGAAAAAGGAACGAGACCATCGAATCCGAGATATTAGAGATGAAGAGCTGTATCATTTAATAGCTGAAATTTTTGTGGAATCAAGAGGAACTTACGGCAAAAAGCGAATCAAAGCGGCCTTACTAAAGCGCTATGGGTTAATTGTTAATCACAAGTGTATTTCACGAATCATGCGCAAATATGGGCTTGTGTGTAAAATTCGCCAAAAGAAGTTTAAGAAAAGAAAGCAGCCACATGCTGATATTCCTAATCTCTTGAATCGAGATTTTCAGGCTCATCAACCAGGAGAGAAATTTTGTATAGATATCACGTATGTAGAAGTCAAAAAGCCGTTCAAACGCTGGATGTATGTATGTGCGGTGAAAGATTTATACAACAATGAAATCGTCGCCTACAATATGAGCACCACCCAAGATATGAGGCTTGTGCTTCAAACACTGCACCAACTAAAAGAAAAAGGATTTGCGAAAGGAGCCATCCTCCATAGTGATCAAGGCTTCCATTTCACAAATCCTACATACATCAGAATGGTAGCCAATATGGGACTTACACAATCCATGTCTCGCAGGGGCAACTGCTGGGACAATGCGTGTATTGAGAACTTCTTCGGGCATCTCAAATGTGAGATGCCATGTTTTAGTTCGCCACAAACCGTTGAAGAAGTGCGACAAGCCATTGTTGACTACATAAACTATTATAACGAAAAACGGATTCAAACAAAATACGGTATGAGTCCGGTGGAATACAGAACTCGTACCGCGTAA
- the deoC gene encoding deoxyribose-phosphate aldolase: MDIAGMIDHTLLKADATKEQIRKLCEEAKEYKFASVCVNPGWVKFASEQLNGTGVNVVTVIGFPLGATTLETKVFEAKNAVENGAAEVDMVLNIGALKGGDNDYVEKEIRAVVDAVKGKALTKVIIEACLLTDEEKVRACELAVKAGADYVKTSTGFSTGGATVEDVKLMRKTVGPDIGVKASGGVRSAEDAKNMIEAGASRIGASSGVSIVKGLTSESDY; encoded by the coding sequence ATGGACATTGCTGGAATGATTGACCATACATTATTAAAAGCTGATGCAACAAAAGAACAAATAAGAAAACTTTGTGAAGAAGCAAAAGAATATAAATTTGCTTCTGTTTGCGTAAATCCCGGCTGGGTGAAATTTGCCAGTGAACAATTGAATGGCACCGGTGTTAATGTTGTTACAGTCATAGGTTTCCCTCTCGGAGCAACGACGCTGGAAACAAAAGTATTTGAAGCAAAAAATGCGGTTGAAAACGGAGCAGCGGAAGTAGATATGGTTCTTAATATCGGAGCTTTAAAAGGCGGCGATAACGATTATGTTGAAAAAGAGATTCGTGCCGTTGTTGATGCAGTAAAAGGGAAAGCTCTGACTAAAGTAATCATTGAAGCCTGCCTGTTAACCGATGAAGAAAAAGTACGTGCATGTGAGCTTGCGGTAAAAGCGGGTGCAGACTATGTGAAAACTTCAACAGGCTTTTCAACCGGCGGTGCAACCGTTGAAGATGTCAAACTTATGCGTAAGACAGTTGGACCGGATATCGGTGTGAAAGCTTCTGGAGGAGTAAGAAGCGCGGAAGATGCAAAAAACATGATTGAAGCAGGAGCTTCTCGAATCGGTGCAAGTTCTGGAGTATCAATTGTAAAAGGATTAACAAGCGAATCTGATTATTAA
- the mtaB gene encoding tRNA (N(6)-L-threonylcarbamoyladenosine(37)-C(2))-methylthiotransferase MtaB encodes MSTVAFHTLGCKVNHYETEAIWQLFKQQGYKRVDFEAIADVYVINTCTVTNTGDKKSRQVIRRAIRKNPDAVICVTGCYAQTSPAEILAIPGVDIVVGTQDRVKMLDYIEQYKKERQPINAVGNIMKNRVYEELDVPAFTDRTRASLKIQEGCNNFCTFCIIPWARGLMRSRDPKEVIRQAQQLVDAGYKEIVLTGIHTGGYGEDMKDYNLAMLLRDLEAQVKGLKRLRISSIEASQITDEVIEVLDKSKVIVRHLHIPLQSGSNTVLKRMRRKYTMEFFAERLNRLKEALPGLAVTSDVIVGFPGETEEEFMETFNFVKEHKFSELHVFPYSKRTGTPAARMENQIDEEVKNERVHRLIALSDQLAKEYASQFEGQVLEVIPEERYKGAPESGLYEGYTDNYLKVVFPASEDMVGKIVKVKITKAGYPYNEGQFVKVLDEVHEQEKAVI; translated from the coding sequence ATGTCAACAGTGGCGTTTCATACATTAGGATGTAAAGTAAACCATTACGAAACGGAAGCCATCTGGCAGCTGTTTAAGCAGCAAGGCTATAAACGAGTTGATTTTGAAGCAATAGCAGATGTCTATGTGATTAATACATGTACTGTTACGAATACAGGTGACAAAAAAAGCCGGCAAGTAATTCGCCGTGCGATTAGAAAAAATCCGGATGCTGTTATTTGCGTTACAGGCTGCTATGCGCAAACTTCACCGGCTGAAATTCTGGCAATTCCGGGTGTTGATATTGTCGTCGGTACACAAGACCGCGTGAAAATGCTTGATTATATTGAGCAGTATAAAAAAGAGCGTCAGCCAATCAATGCTGTAGGCAATATTATGAAAAACCGTGTTTACGAAGAACTTGATGTACCTGCATTTACTGACAGGACTCGTGCTTCATTAAAGATTCAAGAAGGATGTAACAACTTCTGTACATTCTGCATTATTCCTTGGGCCCGCGGACTGATGAGATCCCGCGATCCTAAGGAGGTGATCCGCCAAGCCCAGCAGCTTGTGGATGCCGGCTATAAAGAAATTGTTTTAACAGGCATTCATACAGGCGGATACGGAGAAGATATGAAGGATTATAATCTTGCCATGTTATTAAGAGATTTAGAAGCCCAAGTAAAAGGCTTAAAACGCCTTCGTATTTCATCCATCGAAGCCAGCCAGATTACCGATGAAGTGATTGAAGTATTGGACAAGTCCAAAGTAATTGTCAGACATTTGCATATACCTCTGCAATCAGGATCAAATACAGTATTAAAAAGAATGCGCAGAAAATATACAATGGAGTTTTTTGCTGAGCGGCTAAACCGCCTCAAGGAAGCTCTACCCGGATTAGCCGTTACATCTGACGTAATTGTTGGCTTCCCGGGTGAAACGGAAGAAGAATTTATGGAAACTTTCAATTTTGTAAAAGAACATAAATTCTCCGAGCTTCACGTTTTTCCATATTCGAAACGAACAGGTACGCCTGCTGCAAGAATGGAGAACCAAATTGATGAAGAGGTCAAAAATGAACGTGTCCACCGACTAATTGCTCTTTCTGATCAACTTGCCAAAGAATACGCTTCTCAATTTGAAGGCCAAGTTCTCGAAGTTATTCCGGAAGAGCGTTATAAAGGGGCACCTGAAAGCGGACTTTACGAAGGATATACAGATAACTATTTAAAAGTTGTTTTCCCTGCTTCAGAAGATATGGTTGGAAAGATTGTAAAAGTAAAGATTACAAAAGCAGGATATCCGTATAATGAAGGTCAATTTGTAAAAGTCCTCGATGAGGTTCATGAACAAGAAAAGGCTGTGATTTAA